ttaataaatgctGCACTTGGATCGGCTGCCTCTGCCTGCCTTCACCAACCTCATCAAAGATACAGTGCAATTCCACACATGCACAGACGGGGGCATTGAAATGTTACCCAATAAGAGCAGTGGGCATTATTTCCAAGTCTTCCATGTGGCACACCCACAAAaacgtgtgttttaaaataaaggtataaaaaataagaaaaagccTATTACTTACTTATTATAACAGGTTTTTTTTaggtaaacaaaaacctttctaaCACTATTAGTTAACCCTAAAGAATaggacaaaataataaaataagccagttcatgacccctttaaagctccaaaaagtgcattaacccacaaaaaaaaaaacgcattaATACAGTTATGAAATATCTTCTGAAGTAAATTGATGGGTTTTTCTAACGCTGTGTTAAGAGGTCAGCCATTAACCTTACCTCAAGTCCCTTGTAAACATGCGTACGGCCGCAGTTCataatgtttaaaacaaacatttttttctaaGAAAAACCAATCGCTTCACCTCAGAAAACATTGAATAACTGGATGATTAAATACAGATGTGAAACTGACCAATGTGGCTTCCACTGATGTTCTGAAGACTGAGCCTGGAGAGACCACTGCCACGGTTCGGCACCCTAGTCATAGGCTAcagagataaaataaaaaataaaacagcataAGTTTTATTACTTAAGCATTACAGCAGCGAACGTATCAGTTACAGTACCTCTTCCTCGCGTGGGATGAGGATCTGTCCGTCTTGAAGTGAACAGCTGCTGATGTCCCACACAGGGACATCTTGTTGAGGAGCCCAGGAGAGTCGAACAACCTCTTGATTCTCAGGTTCACCCTTGTCTAAGTTATGAATAGATTTAAATTATGGCTAAGTTATGatttgacatatcttaaaaatcTACAAAAAAAGAGCTCACGATAACTGTGtctgacatttttttatgtaaatgagcatttttaatGGATTCGGGAAGcaaactggtatttctgaatggcctgaagCCATTTTgtattaagcagatttgaagcgaaagtatttgatgaacgtataatatgtgccgtaagcattcggttaatatcattatctaatttttgataGAGGTGacatttagcggcttttgcatctgagctccttaaCTTTTCATGACATAAAGGAAATAACTAatttgggaaacactgctctGGAACGCTTAAAATATTCATTGGTCATGTGTTACCttgcaaacttttatttttttactgctTGCTTGCTTTCTTGTACATCCTGTTGTTGTACATTTAGCGCCATTAAGCATGAACAATTCTTTAAGGTCCCTCTTACACTTTTCATATatttgaaattatattttacaaaatatttaaattcaaaGTTTCTACCTTGCTCTGCGACGGAGGTACTCTGTAGACGAGGCCTCTTCAACTTCTGCGAGACAGTTTGTAGATATTTCCTTATTTTACCCCTATGGCTCATGTCTTGGGAACCGGACCCTGATGCTTGCGCATTCGAGGACCCAGATGCCGAAGAGGGCGACAAGACAGAAGACAGAAGGGACCCCGCCGGCTCCGAAAGAGCTCTTCGGAAAGGATTCTTCCTCGAAGTCACCGGTTTTTCTGATTTTGCCGGACTTTCACCTCCTCCCCGAGTTGAAGACTTTTCTCCTGTATCTTCGCTCAGAGCTTTGCGCCAATTCTGCATTTTATTCCATTTGGTTGAAGCTCCTTTCTCAAGCCTTTCGATCGTCCCATGTCCCGGTGTCTCAGTCTTGGCCCCTGTGTGCCACTTGTAAGTGTTGAGTAGTTGCTGCGGTTCTTCGGCAGCTGGACCGTTCTGTTCAGGTGTCTGGTCCATCTCCTCCTCAATCTCTGGAGTTGACTGCTCAGCGCTCGGTTCTTTGTTAGTACCCATCTTAAGGTTAAATCTTTTGACCAACTTTTGAGGTTCTGGACGATTTGCAAgttcagtttgtgtttttttcaaaatgtacagCTCTTACCAACCGTTAAAAGATGTTTTGTATCTCAGTTTTCCTTTTCCACGTATCTCAAAAGCACAGAAACTCATCTTCCGCTCACGTTACTGTCTCTGTACTTTATCTCCAAGCTCTCGTCCACCAATAGTAACGCACGTCTTGTGGTCTAAAGGTATTTCAAATTCTGAATTTGCATTTAACTTAACTGCAACTCTCAACACAGTGGTCTACTGTCGACTAGCGTGTGGACCTAAAAAGCTACTATTCTTGTCTTGAATTGGTACACCTTGCCCGAAATATGCATTTTGTGGTCCTCAGCTCTGAGACGCTTTTTGAAATGTGCATTTGACGTCCAGCTTTCAGGAAGTCAGTTGATTTTGTGGGTGGGGAAATCAGGTTGAAATATACAGGTTGAAGAAAAACGAGAGTAGCAAATATTTTCAGGTCTGTCTATCCTgggtttttatatatttttaattgtgGGCATAAATTTGAGAAGGCATTCATACCCAAGTTATGAAACATTAAATGTTGACTCTTTGAAATACTTTCCCCTCCACATATATAATTTTAAGTTGGAACTAAAATGGTATGATTGTGactggtacacatgtgtattgACATCACAACGTTATtaagtaattaaaataaacaagtttGTCAGTTTAACCTAAATACCTGTTATTTTCTTCAGTGACAGTTACATTTCCTGTCACAACAGCAGAACTTCCTTTCTCACTCTGGGGCTTGCAATGAAACCACTTCCTGTTGTGGTGAACAAGCTTTCTTACAAATAAAGTAACATGCACATGCACACTTTTTATTTCTGCACACGTAATGTTTACTCACATTTTGCAGCACATTAGTTTAACCAATGAATGTACACAACATTGCTTTAAATGAGATTATTAGAGATTATTCACAGATTCACAGGGTGGCGTGAAGATGTCCTCATTCACTTTAAAGGATCCATATCCTATGTAGAGACACAGAATGATACATCAGTTAATATATGGCAGCgtctaacatttaaaaatgcataaaatttaAGTGTTTCCTCCATACTTTGTAGTGTTCCCATGCTTTAATCTCAGAGTACAGGAAGTCCCCCGGGCAAGATGTGTTTACTACTTGTCTGTGTCCCAGCATGGTAAAATTCTCCTGTAGAAATCCATTCTTCACTCCACATTTAATCAAATGGTTGCGCACCAACTCCAAGGTGTATTGGGAGGGTATATCACTGTTGTAGTTCCCGATAAAAGCAACGCCGTACCCGACCTGATTACGACCTCTGGTGTGAGCTCCTTGTGACATCCAACCTCGACCTTCGTAGATGTAGCCATCAGACCCGACTACAAAACTTGACATGACCACAAACACATAATACTTGCGAGTTATTATACATTAACTGTCATCTAATAAGCATTCATTCAAAAAAGTAAGCAGATTAATGCCGTTCCCTGCTGAAAAGATTAAGTTGAAAAcagtaggggtgcgcggggcaaaaactaacgtggggttagttgtaacatggactgtttacattgttgcacaaggttgagcatttTGGTTTTCCATTTTATCATGCTGCCAAAAGAcaatctcccgcaaattattggaaatgtataatgtttttccagagagttattgatgaacgagtgttttggtggaatgtaagtaaatattttcattataagttttttttcggtttctaagttgggtgtgtaagatatcAAATCCAATGcaatgtcatattaatcagtgtcttgttgactaaaacatagcatcgttttgaaatatgtctgcagctcttagcatcttttttgttgggcttgaaaatatttttacccagcggggttcattgtaacactgtgttacaactaaccccctcaGCACCTACAATATGAAAACAACTAACGTCAGCATAATTGCTGGCTgccatttatttaaatgtgcctgtcttattaaaaattgtgtttttaaaaatgtatttttgttcatatctttaatattgattgaataaggtcacatcaaagattgaaatcataatgaaatgaatggctaaaatcagacttttatGCTCATTacctcagaatttgatttttgaaactgtagtacgattattacagactgggtcacatataaaaaaatgttttgtcataattgtgctgctttttcccacatatttagacatttgtatccatttataattgaactattgttagaaaagggctggatgaatgaatacagtgtggatacctgcctattatagacagatatataaacaatatccacttcaagtatatagacaaaatagtattgaaatatttgcttgcaaacttaatttttagcaagtgttacaactggTACAAGTGTtaccacctatggggtaagttgtaacgtttggaCTTCTGTCACGtatggtgtaattgtccaagaatggtaagtactagaaacaaactttaaatgttcatttgtagcagagatgtgtgtgttgcttgtgtaaaaaaattaatcaaactcaaatactttttgaatgattgagccaaaaccaaaaagcgttaggttgtgccccactcTCTTCTTCTCGGCTGTTGTAGATGCTGGACCAACATAGTCATTTTGTTCAACAGTATGGACCTTCACAGATTATATAGAGGGATGACCTGATAGACCACCatccaaaaaacaacaaaagctAATGCAACAGGACATTTAAACATTTGGCTTTTTATCAATGTAAATTTTATATTTGTGACATCCCGTTAAACAAAAATCACAAAAGAAATCTCTTTAAAGTCCATGTAATGTCTAATgttaaatgtgttctcagtttgtgaCACTGCAGAAAAATGTGATATTAACCAATCAACCGAAtttgaatgattaaaaaaaaagtaaaaaaagtaaataaaaattccAGACAGCAGACAACTCTGGCCCGTATCCACACCTGTGTTGCTGACTTCCGGTGTGGATCCAGCATGGAGTTGTCTTCTGTTTGggaagttatcaaaatcttggaaaaacagGCAGGATTATCTGCTCTTAAATGATGGGGGCGTGTCTGCTGTCGGTGatgaaaccacacccactcgCAGAAAAGCTGCCGTTTCTCTCAACTGTCAAATACCCAGTGTGCTCCAGTGTGTCATTGAGCTAccgttttagccccgcccaaataattCTTGAAGTTTGGAAAAACTGTTTGgtgtaactccacaattcagtactacagTCTTTGCaacgtgtttcagcaatacatttctaacatttatctCAGGTATTTCTCCTACAGATCAATAATATTTAAAGGTGAGCAAATTAAAACTTTTGCTCCTGCATTTCAGATTTTTCCTTTTGAGAAAATGACACAGAAACCTTACAAGAGTTTCAGATGAGATCTTACAGATACCACAAATTccatattattttatttgagCTCAAAACTCAAcgtattttaacatttatccTATTTTTAGTTTTCCAAAGCAATGTTAGGAGACACATCTTAGACTAAGTTGATACTTAAGTAAAACACATCGGAATATGAAAAAGCAATCTCTACGAATTTAAATCAAGTAATGGCTGATGGTCTCACCTGTAGCCGATGTCATGCCACTTTCGGACTTTCTGGTGAAACTGTTGCATTGCCCTCATATTTTTGGAACACATCTGGAGGTTTACACAGGGTTTGCTAGGAATCTCTGTGTGGTGAATATAAAGGAAAGGCAGGGGTGGAGACAGGGAATCAAGAGGAACGTGGGGTGATGCTGCTCCCCATATACATCTTGGAATGATGGAAGGACAGTCTGAAATAGAATACATCTACATTTATGCAAAATTGGCAGTATTAAACATACTTTGTGGTaaaattttcttattttacagaaaatttgTGCTCCACAAATATACTTTTAAACTCGATGATGCAGTTTTGGACCCGCCGGCAGGTCCGCAGAGTTAAAGGGTTAACACCCGAGAAAATGATTATAAATGATATGGATTAACTTACCCATATAACGCAGGACAAATTCTCTCATTCCCTCTTCTACAAGACTCTCTGATGTTATGTTCCCTTGCCATCTATAAGTTTGCAAGGCATCCGCTACCTTTTTTCGAAGCAATGATGgatttgtaaggtttttaaaATTTTGTCTGCGAAAGCGAGCCCTCAGGTGACTGTGGGAAGTGTGATCAAACTCTTCTACATTGTCTAAGTAATAGCTTTTGAGCATTTGACTTAATTTTACAACAACAGAAAGGTGATTCCCGAGTATAGCACCATCCATTCCCCCATGCACCACAGCATCAGTGGCCAAAGATGGTTGTCCTAAAAGACTGAAAACCATGGGAGTAGATATGCTGTCCCAACAACCATCCGGGCCAAGGAACTtagccattgttgagttttgaaactGAAGGAATGATAGGGCTAAATTCTTGGCCAGTGGGAGAAGGTAGTGGTTGTGATGTCGAAGATCATCTTCTGTAGCTTTTAGGCCATTTTCAATACCAAGAAGGAGGGGGGCAAGGGCAACAGTTGTGCCATCAGGAGTCAGAACGACTCCCTTTTCTTCACAACTATCTATTATGAAATGATTGACGGCTTTGCTGAAGAACCTGAAGAGCTTTCTGTTCACATTCAACTTTGGTGTAATGAAACTGTTGTTGGAATCTATGTAGTGAATATCGGTGGTATTGTCAGATGATCCTAGGAAACCGGAGGTGATGTTGTCACGTTGGCCTATAGTCTTGTGTAAACTCGACAACAAGGCCAGTGGAGTCAGTCTTGGGTTTAAATCTTCTAAGTGCTGAACAGCAGACACAAAGTGCTCCATGGTCCTCAAATGAACTGCTGTAACTGAAATATGTAATTATTTAAGGGATTTTCTGTCTTTATGTTGCtcaaaaaagtattttcttTTGGGGAACATCAAAGGTAACTACAGCCTTAGTCACCATTAACTgtccaacactgtaaaaaaaactatttgttggttcaacttaaaacttacctggttgccttaaaagtttgagttcattcaactttaaaaatattagttgactcaaaaaagttgtgtaaaaattgttgtcgaataatatatatatttttaaatgtaattaactAACTTTTAATGCAATCAAACACCTGAAcactggaacaaataccttgaacaaataccttttggtttcctaaagacgaggggagatggcgtttttgagcagaatgaagtaaaaagacaaatttgtttaaaattataaataaggattacattttctttaggtttaaaggaatagtccattttcttaaaagaaaaatccagataatttactcaccaccatgtcatccaaaatgttgatgtctttctttgttcagttgagaagaaattatgttttttgaggaaaacattgcaggatttttctcattttaatggactttaatggacaccatcacttaacacttaaagggatagttcggccaaaaacgatattaaacccatgatttactcacccccaagctgtccgagttgcatatgtccatcgtttttcagacaaacacattttcggatattttagaaaatattttagatctttctgttgattaaatgtaatgttacggggtccagcaatagtccacgaccttcaagtccaaaaaaagtgcgtccatccttcacaaattaaatccaaacggctccaggatgataaacaaaggtcttctgtgggtaatccgtgcggtgttgttgtagaaatatccatatttaaaatgttattcacgtaattaactaccttccggtttcgccgccatcttagagtcatccgcattcaggatgagcgcTTACGCAGCATACAGCGGTttctctgttgctgctctgtcccccgccctccgaatttgtcatacgtcactaagaaaagtgcgtacactacgctaatactctctcctgagtctaagatggcggcgaaaccggaaggtagttaattacgttaataacattttaaatatggatatttctacaacaacaccgcacggattaccctcagaagacctttgtttatcatcctggagccgtttggatttaatttgtgaaggatggacgcacttttttggacttgaaggtcgtggactattgctggaccccgtaacattacatttaatcaacagaaagatctaaaatattttctaaaatatccgaaaatgtgtttgtctgaaaaacgatggacatatgcaactcggacagcttgggggtgagtaaatcatgggtttaatatcgtttttggccgtactatccctttaactcaaCACAtaacagtattttttttaacggagtttcaaaggactataaacaatcccaaacgaggcataagggtcttatctagcaaaacaattgtcatttttgacaattaaaataacaaatatacacttttaaaccacaatttctcatCTAGATCCAGTCCTGAAAGCGTtagcgtgacctcacgcaatacgtcatgacttcaagaggtcacagaggacgaatgcgaaactccgccccagtgtttacaagtgtgttggaagaggaccgttccgacgttgttgtttgtggaatgatactaattaatgtcgttgtgtcagtttattgtttaaaatgttctgcaaatgtgcgttttatatatttattacacggctctctggaatgcttgattctgattggtcagttgagacatttgcaggttcgttcttttcaaataataaccgctccaaaataataacgcatggccggactacttgcacgagtaaaatcgctccgcgccaataaagatcaataaagattactgtctgtttggcgccatcttgtgacaaacactcgacaaccacgacgagagcttactgagactgaacttgacaaaatagagcatggcagctacgaagccaacacacaaaaaatacagaatgggcattaaaacttctcaaagactggttaaagagaaaaaaatggagacagacaagtatgaagcagaggatcttaataaggtattacgatcattttatgcatctgtgcaaagttttgcggaaggataaaaatgttaatttaaaacaaatatgccaataaaatgtttcaaattcatattcatatccagttttttttcttatgtgacaagtagccgtgtaataagcgggataatgtagaggcagccggtagttattgggaaataagccccttcagtgtgatacaagaccctccgcttcgcgtcgggtcctgatcacactgtcggggcttatttcccaataactaccggctgcctctacattatcccttacgtaacacgtgacctccctaagtcactacgcatttacgttaggtcgcgctggaccggatctagacgagaaattgtggtttaaaagtgtatatttgttatttttcttgtcaaaaatgaaaatcttttcgctagataagacccttatgcctcgtttgggatcgtttatagtcctttgaaactccgttgaaaaaaaactgttacgtgttgagttaagtgttggtgtccattaaagtccattaaaatgagaaaaatcctgcaatgttttcctcaaaaaacataatttcttcatgaacaaagaaagacatcaacattttggatgacatggtggtgagtaaattatctggatttttcttttaagaaaattgactattccttaaagagatcctgcagtttcctgctattgctcaagtggaaggggagtttaccctaaaaacttgacccattagtttacatttttatacagtttttaatactatatacacattgtATTTTCTgcatgtattttattaaagaaacgtctcggttacggatgtaaccctcgttccctgaaggagggaacggagacgtcacgtcgtgaccgacgaattgggaactcgcttagagagaccaatctgcttcgtatactactaaaacgccaatgaacttggcattgagattttgcataatgctggcgccgccccgctaggtgcgtatataagcagcaggttcaaatagggaaattagcttcttttcgctaagaaagccgggaaaatgagaccggccgataaacagcaggtggcagcacctgtggcgacgggacgtgacgtctccgttccctccttcagggaacgagggttacatccgtaaccgagacgttccctttcagtcggtcactacgacgtcacgtcgtgaccgacgaattgggaatccctaccaaaacgccactaggggctgacctcttccagtgtctgcgtaaagccctccggttccacttaaggaggaggagataggttttaaggcagaaggccgggcactagatgttccataaccccacagtagtgccagcgactgggaagcgccctacctgagcgggataggaacgctgcggaagccaccgcccctcttaagggctaatggtgggcgaaagtcaaccgtagttgaggaataaagacagccgtggctgtgtaagcaaagcagtgctctgctaagggaaacgtgggctggtaggattaaccccacggaaaaatactcacaaaggaacccggtgggacacaatgtggagcccgagccagacacgtaggttcgcgaggatacggctagtgaaaggctgacagccaatgctccgcaacaaaggctgccaaggcagcggaggaagaacaattcaaaccattacgcatttttgttctgaaggccttccatactgacacagttatgaagcatcagttggaggctgcaagccgacgtgcgagactgctctccgtgccccccctgatgaggaaagaacacgagaggatacaggctcgatacgaacactgtaaaatctagtgaacgtattaggtgtcgcccaaccagcagctctacagatgtctgttagcgaggaaccacgagctagagcccaagatgaggcaacactccgtgtggagtgcgctctcaaattaaaggggcaaggaataccctgaagattataagccagggtgatagtatcaactatccaatgagacatcctctgcttagtgacagctttccctttctgctggccaccataacaaacaaagagctggtctgaggtcctgaggctttgcgtgtgatccacgtagagtcgcagtgcgcgtacggggcacaacaaagccatggttgggtctgcgtcctccgggggcagcgcttgcaagctcaccaccttatctctgaagggagtggtgggaactttgggcacgtagcctggtctgggtctcagtgagacagcaggaccaaactaaaagcacgaatcgtcaacagagaatgcatgtaaatcccctactctcttcatggaggccaatgctatcagggtcagagttttcattgataaaaacatcagactcgtagactgcaaaggctcaaaagggagacctgaaggcttcagcaccatggacaggtctcaggaggaaagagggagggcgcgaggggtttagcctgcgagcgcctc
This Paramisgurnus dabryanus chromosome 7, PD_genome_1.1, whole genome shotgun sequence DNA region includes the following protein-coding sequences:
- the pglyrp2 gene encoding N-acetylmuramoyl-L-alanine amidase, with protein sequence MIPEALWIITVTGICLGIQNTVTAVHLRTMEHFVSAVQHLEDLNPRLTPLALLSSLHKTIGQRDNITSGFLGSSDNTTDIHYIDSNNSFITPKLNVNRKLFRFFSKAVNHFIIDSCEEKGVVLTPDGTTVALAPLLLGIENGLKATEDDLRHHNHYLLPLAKNLALSFLQFQNSTMAKFLGPDGCWDSISTPMVFSLLGQPSLATDAVVHGGMDGAILGNHLSVVVKLSQMLKSYYLDNVEEFDHTSHSHLRARFRRQNFKNLTNPSLLRKKVADALQTYRWQGNITSESLVEEGMREFVLRYMDCPSIIPRCIWGAASPHVPLDSLSPPLPFLYIHHTEIPSKPCVNLQMCSKNMRAMQQFHQKVRKWHDIGYSFVVGSDGYIYEGRGWMSQGAHTRGRNQVGYGVAFIGNYNSDIPSQYTLELVRNHLIKCGVKNGFLQENFTMLGHRQVVNTSCPGDFLYSEIKAWEHYKDMDPLK